CCGTGGGCTTCATTTTAGCAATACGCCGGGAAGGCAAATAGCTCACCACGGTGACAACCCCGGCGACGAGGATCACGCTGCCAAGCAAAAGACCGGCAGGGAATACGGGAAACAGGCGTTTGCCGAACAGCATACCGATCTCGGCAGCATCATAAGGCATGGGAATGCCTTTGACAGCGGTGAGGATGAACAGCGGGGCACCATAGATAGCCCCCAGTATTATAGCCAGCAGACTATGCAGCCCCCCTTCGGTAGTAAACAGACCGATGACCCGCCCGCGCGGCATGCCCAGGGCCATCAGGGTACCGATCTCCCGTCGGCGCCGGAAGATGGAGAGGACCTGGGAATTGAAAATGCCCATGGCGGCCAGAGCGAGCATGGGGGCATACATAAATTTAGCGTACGGCTCATCGGCTTCAACGGCCTGTAGAACATCCTGGATCAGGAAGGTGATATCCCTGGTGAGCCAATCAGCGGGAGCTTCGATGAGCTCGGTGCCCCGGGCCGTCGCCACATAGGTGGCTTCTCCCGGCATAAGGGCTAACTTGCGCAGGCGATCCAGCGGAATCCAGATCTGGCCGTTGTCGATCTGGTAATTTTCCACATCCATGATGGCTGTCACTTCGCCGATATCGGCATCATAGGTGCCATTAGCGTCCCGCCAGCGAATATAAAAGCGGTCTCCCATATTCACCTGAGCGGACCGGGCCATATTGGTCCCGATCAGCACGGGGATGGCGTCCTCAGACGCGCGGGAGAGTTCCGCGCTGGGAATATCCACCACAGCCTGATCGGGGGGGATACCCTTGATCAGCACGGACATCATTCGACCGGTGGCTTCGGGATAGATAGCGCCCTGGATCACCAGTACCGGCATGGCGAGGCCGGCTTCCACCTGGGCTGCAATTGCAGCCGGGACGGGTCCGTGGGCGTCATCGATAGTGAACGGGTCCTTGGGGTCGTATTCGGGGTGCCAGTAAGCGCCGCCGCCGGCTTCCGTCCGGATCACTATGTTTTTGGCATATTCAATGAAACCCTGGTAATAGCCGCTGACGAAGACGATCACGACGAAGCTGAGTGACGTAACCGCTACGTTCAGCCAGGTGCGGGTCCCGGCGCCAATGAGGTTCTTCAGTGCCAGTCGGAAAGTCAGCATCAATCGGCCTTTAAATACTGGGGTTTCTCGATGTGCTCCTCCTGGTCGATCCGACCGTCAACCAGGTGGATGATCCGGGTGAGGTAGCCCATGACCTTCTCGTCATGGGTGGCGAACATGAAGGAGGTGGACAGTTCCCGGTTCAGGTTGACCAGGATGCCCATGACATTGTGGGAATTCTCAGCGTCCAGGTTGGCGGTGGGTTCGTCGGCGATAATCAGTTTGGGCTGCTTAACGATAGCCCGGGCGATAGCAGTACGCTGGCATTCGCCGCCGCTCAGCTGGGCCGGCCGGGATTTGATCTTGTCGGTCAACCCCACCCATTCCAAAGCCTGTTCCACCAGCTTTTTTCGCTCGTCGCTGGACATTCCCAACAGCAATAGTGGGAACTCCACGTTCTCGAAAACAGTATAGACCGGCAGCAGGTTGAAGGTCTGGAAAATGAAGCCGATACCCAGCCGCCGCAAGTCGGCCAGCTGCTTATGGTTCTTGCCTCCCAATGGCGTGTCCAGCACGGTGACCGAGCCTTCGGAGGGGGCATCCAGGCCGCCGATGATGTTCAGCAGGGTGGTCTTGCCGGAGCCGGAAGGTCCCACCAGCCCGGTAAACTCGCCGATCGCTACGTCCATGGTTACATCACGCAGGGCGGTGAAGAAGCCGCCGCCCACGGGGTAGCGCTTCACCAGGTCACGAATCTCAACAATATGATTGTCATCCATTAGTCTTGCTCTTTCTCAGTGATTGAAAATGACCATGAATTGGGCACCTTTACCGAAACCCATCAGGGTTTCCGGCACGGGTACCGGAGGAAATTCCTGTTGGTAGACAGCCCGTTCAGGATTGGAATAAACGATCAGGTGCAGGCTGAAGGCGTCGTAGGTGCGCTGCCACATCAGGAAGTTGTACAGGCGCTCGTTTTCCCAGTCGTACTGCCAGAAGCCCATGATGCTGTCGAAGAAGCCCCAGGGGACACTGACCATCAAGAGGGTGAAATGCTCTTCCCGGAGCATGCGTGTTCCAAAGTAAGTTCAGTACCAGGGTGGGGGTGGCTCATAGTAGTCCAGGCGACTCCAGAGGTGCTCGACCATCACGTAGACACCATTGCCCCAGGGGAAGGTGTAGTCCCCGCCGATCATTAGCTGGGCCAGCTCATCGGTTTTGTCATCCAGCGCTGGTTCGCGGCCGCGGGCCAGCACCGCCTCGGTCCAGAAACCTATTTCCCAGTCCAGCCGGGCATCCATAGCGAAGCGTTCTTCTTCATTGTCAAAAGGCAGCAGTTGCCGGCCTATGAAATCCAGTTCACTGGCCTTATGGCGATGGTAGGTGAGCCCGAATTCCGCCGGGCCGAGCGTGTATCCGACCCTTCCCCCGGGGGAAGCATAATTTTGATAGTCCGGTCGGATTACCCAGCCCCACAGCGCCAGTTTCGGCCAGGGATACCATTTCAGGCGCAGGGCACCCACGCCCTCGGTCTGGCCGGTAGGGTCCCGCAGGTCGAGGGTGTCGAACCACATCAGCGGCCGCAGCACCCGCCCGGGACCGAAAGCGATCTTCTGCAAACCCAGGCGCAGCTCGAAGCGCTCGGTGGCTATCCGCCCCCAGAGCCGGTAGAGCCTGGAGTAGCGGTCGACACCGGCCTCACCGTTGCCGAAGGGGCCATCCAGAACCGCGTTCAGATAGTAGGCGTACTCCAGGTCGATGACCGATAGCGGGCCCGGTTGCCGGGCCAGGGAGAGGATTGGGATGTACCCGACAACCTCCTCGACATCACTGTGACCGGGTGCCGGGTCGTTGCCGGCCGTCACGCTGCCCCAGAGCTGGCCTTTCAGGTGCAGCCCCTGGCCCATAAGAGATGTCCCTAAGAGGAGACTGACCGCCAGCGGCACCAGAGCTATGGCCGTTTCCTTTCTCATCCCAGGAAATCCTTCAGATTTAACTGGTCATGAAACCGGATTGATCCTTCCGGCGCCCCTAACATACGGGTAATGGCGTCTTCATATTGATCGATGAGCTGCTTGGCCAGGGTGATGTTTTCGGGCTTCTCATCCAGCTCCAGGAATAACCTGGCGTAGATATCTTTCATCTCCCCGCCCAACATGAGGATCATCTCGGCGGTCCGCTCCGGGCAGGGAACATCGAAGACCCCTTCCTGAATCCCCTGGGCGATGATCTCGCCCAGTTCGGGGACGACCAGCTCCATGCTGCGGACCCGGGCCTTATGGCGCAAAAGGATATTTTCATCCTTATACATCACCCGCAGCACGGTTTTGGCGATTTCTTCGCTGTTCTTCTCCAAGTTGCGCGTTCCGACGAAATACTGGTTGATTTTTTCAAGGGCACCCGTACGGCGATCCTCGACGATCGAACGAAGCCGCTCCAGCTCCTGCCTGGCCACTTGCTCGGCCAGCGCGTCCAACAGGTCTTCCTTGGATTTGAAGTAATGGTAGAAAGTACCCTTGGAGACGCCGACGGCAGCGATGATAGCCTCAACCGGTGTCTGGTCGTAGCCCTGCTCGTAGAAGAGCCTCTGGGCGGCGTCGAGGAATTCCTGTTTTCTTACGTCATAGTCTTTTGAGATTCTGACCACCGGCAATTCCTTTTTTGACTGACCGTCAGTCTAGACCGACCGTCGGTCGAATTTAATATCCATTGATGATGTGAGCAAGTCTTTTCGAGCATATTACCCCAGCTTAAATCATCAGGAAGCGACAGATCACTTTAGTGAGAAAGTCTTGATGAATAGAATCACCTAGGTTAGCTTTAAATCATTCTACTGCTCGCCGAGCAAATATCTTTCAGCCACTTTATGGCCTAAAGTGTGAAGGAAGGGCAGTAACTTGTCATCAGCAAAAGTCACTAATCTAAAAGACCCAACAAGGATGGATTCATGAAGGCAAGAAAGGTTGTTGCCACTCTCCTACTAACGGTTTTTTCATTCTATGAGATTGCCTTACCCTTCACGTTCCTCCAGGAGAAGATCGTCATCGCCATCGTGGATTTCCAGAATACCAGTGCTGACGATACCCTCGATTACCTGGAGAAGACGATCCCCGAGTCCATCAGTACTACCATGGCCAAGGGAGGGCAGCTGGAGATCGTGGAGCGCAGCAGGCTGGAAGCCGCCCTGAAGGAGATGGAAATGGGCATGATCGGCATCGTAGACGAGGAGACCGCCGTTGAACTCGGTCGGGCCGTCGGTGCCAGCGCCATCCTGGTCGGCAGTTTCGTCTCAATTGGCTCCATCCTGCGGATCAATGCGCGGCTCATTGATGTCCAGACCAGTAAGGTCATCAAGGCCGAGAGTGTACAGGGAAGGGTTGGCGAAGAGATTTTTGACCTGATGGACCAGATGGCCGTTTCCATGGAAGCGCAGCTGGTAGGTGCACCTCAGGCAGCTGTCGTCCCCCCGACGGAACCTGAGCCTGAGCAGCCCGCCCCGGCCGTCATACCGCCGGCACCGGCGCCTGTTCCGAAGAAAAAGTCCGGCAAAGGGATTCTCTGGTTGCTGGTGCTTGCAGCCGGCGGCGCAGCCGGCTATTACTATTATACCAATGTGCTCAATGCACCGGCTACCGTCACAGTTAACGTTAATATTGAACCTTAGTCCTGCGGGGAGAATCATGCGTCCGCTTCATCTACTGCTCGTTGTTACGGTTCTAGCCCTGAGCCTCTCGTGTTTATCGGAAAATCCCCTCACCAGCCCCGATGCCAGCCAGATCACGGTGAGCATAACTCTTCCGAGAGGCGAAGCCGTAGCGGATAATAGTACCGACTTAGGTAAGGCCCTTGTCGTCACCTCCGTCACGCTTACCGTCACGGCATCCGACATGGAAACAATCGAGGAATCTCTGACGATCAGTTCCAATGGCAAGACCGCCTCGGGGACCGTGGAGGTACCCAAGGGTGATGACCGCACCTTCGCCATCGAGTGCCGGGACGCCAACGGTATCCCCCAATACAGCGGCTCCACGACCCACAATATCAGTGAGGATACGGAGACGGTGACCATCACCACCGTGGGCCATTATCCCGGTGCGGTCACGGTGTCGGTGGATGATATCAGCGCCTTTGCGGTAAGCCTAAGCTGGACCCGGAGCAATGAGCCCGATTTTGCCGCTTATGACGTGGTGCGATCCGAAACGTCCGATCTCTCTCCCGCCACACGGGAGAGGCTCGTGCGAATCCCTAATAAAAATACTACGGCCTACAGCGATACCTCGGCGCGTCTTAATCGGATATATTATTACGGTGTGGTGGTCTGGGACACGGAAGGCCTGGGCATGCGCAGCGACGCCGTGGGTGTGAATACGCCCAGATGGGTGGAGCTGGCCTACGACGACGGTGAACCGACGAGCGGTTATTCCTGGAGCACGGATGGCGCAGGCTCAGCGAATATTCTGACGGCCTCCAGCCCGTCCCGGCTATTAACGGCCCGATACTATCTGACGAATATCGCGGAGGGTGGTAGATTCACTTCAGTGATTATCGGTTACGATAATGAGGAGAACCTGGTGATCCTGGGTTCCAAGGTAGTGGAAGCCACCGAGACCGGTTGGTTGGATGTCCTCTATTACAGTGACGAAATCGTCGTTGAGGGCAATTTCTTCGTTATGATTTTGTACGACGGCATAGATAAGCCGTATTTTGGTTATGATCCGGTCGACAATGACCGTGCCTGGGACTACGATGGCACTAGCTGGAGTGAATGGGATCAAACCTATTTCATGCGCGCCTGGGTGGAATTACCCGGGGGCCTGCTGAAGGAATTGACGCCTGTTGCGGTAGCAGGCGCATTGGATTCGGATTCCCCCCTGGACCCGGTCTCGTTAGCACCGCTGCTGGCCGGGGAAGGTACTCTCGAGAAAGGGATGAAGACCAGCGCCCCCAGGCAGTAGCTACAATAGCAGCCGGCGAAAAATATTCTTATCTACGGAAATAGTCTATTTACCACCTGCGGAGGTGGTCGGTCTTCCGGTCCGAATCTGATCTGAGAAATACCTATTCTAACAGTATTTCTGGACTGCTCCTGATCCATGCTTGTGGCTCAGGACACGGACTTTTCCTAGACTGGGGTGAATACCTGCAAGATATGCCACCAGAGCGACCGGAAGGGCAACCAGTGCTGTCAAGCGCCGCAGTGATCCCGGCTGCCCCGTTTACCATACTAATGTGGCTGGCACTTGCGGCCGATGCCGCGGCAAATACAGTGCCGCTTGCCCGGGCAGGGGAACCATCCAGGAGGTCTGCGGCGTCTGCGCACAATGCCATCATCCCGGTGATCCTGGCGCTATGCGGAAAATCGGTCCGGTTATCGCCAATATATTCAGCAGCCTTTTTCCTTTACCTGTATATACGATCCCTGGACTGGAGTTCCGTGAACTCGAGCAAGACTCTTGTGCAACCAGGAACTCCGTTTTATATTAAATTTGAAGTAGGGAATAATTGTGATTAAGCACCGAATGCTTTGGCGTTCACTTATTCTCTCTTCGAAAATCCGATTCGAGATGGCAACTTTTTAGTACAGGCTGCCGTGTAAGAGTGTTGAAAGGCCCAATCCCTTAGCATGCAATACCTGCATTACTCCCTTAACCTAGGTAGCCGCGATGTGGTTCAGGTAGAACTTCAATCCAAGGCCTATGTCAGACTGGTTAACGACGAGAACTATGAGGCATACCGCACCGGGGAGAACTATCGCTATTACGGCGGTTTGGCTGAGAGGTCGCCCGCCAACATCAAGCCGCCCCATAAAGGGCACTGGCATCTCTGCATTGATCTGGGCGGCAAAGATGGTGATCTCAAGGCTACCGTACACATCATTCAGGAAGTGGCTCCCGATAAGAAACAGAAGAAAAAAGTACGGTAACCGCTCCCCAGATCAACTCGCCTCGCTTCCTTCAATCCCGCCCCGCACTGTTTCAATCCGGCTGAGTCTGTTATGTGACCGGCGAGGGTGGGTTTTTTCTAGGCGGGTGGCTTCCGGTCGCGAAAGCGGTTCCAGATAGCGTCCATTTCTTCCAGGGTGGCTTCCTCAGGTGTCTTGCCCTGTGCTCGCAGTTCCTTTTCAATATGCCGGAAGCGGTATTCAAATTTGGTGATGGTTCGACGGAGGGCCTCTTCGGCGCTGATACCGACAAAGCGACCCAGGTTCACCAGGCTGAACAATAAGTCGCCGAACTCCTCCTCAAGGGCATCGGAATCGTCGGTGCGGTGGGCATTGCGCAGCTCGTCCAATTCCTCCCGGACCTTGTCCCACACTGGTTCGACGGAGTTCCAGTCAAACCCGACATAAGCGGCTTTTTCCTGGACCCGGAGGGCACGGGTAAGTGCCGGCAGGTGCCGCGGCACACCATCCATACGCGATCCCCGCTCTTTCTCCCGCTGTTTGGCCGCCTCCCAATTCTGCTTGGCATGGTAAGCACCTTCGGCCTGCGCTGCACCGAAAACGTGCGGGTGTCGATCGATGAGCTTTCGGCTCAGAGCGCTAACGCACTCCTCCAAGGTGAACCACCCTTCCTCCTTGGCAATGGCAGCCTGGAACAGCACATGCAGCAGCAGGTCCCCCAGTTCCTCCATCAAAGCCTGATGGTCTTCGTTCTCGATACTTTCGATCACCTCGTAGGTCTCTTCCAGCAAGTAGGGGATCAGGCTTCGAGATGTCTGCTCCCGGTCCCAGGGGCATCCCTCCGGGGATCGGAGCCGGTCCAGCACAGCCAGCAGCTCCAGCAGGCGATGGCTGATTTCCGGCGTGCGGGTTAGCGGAAGGTCTTCAGGATTCATTGGGCTCATCCTTAGCATGAACGCCGCGAGCACTGATATGGACTTTCGCGATGCGGTTGCCCTCCAGGGTCTTGACGGTGAACCGCCGCCCGCCCTCCACTATCCACTGCCCGACAGACGGTATCTTGTCAAAGCGATCAAACAGGAACCCGCCAAGCGTATCGTAGTCCCGCTCAGCGGGGAATTGGTACTGGAGTTGATGTTCCAGGTCATCCAGGGCCACGGCTGCATCCACCAGGAACTCGTCCCGACCGACCGGCCTGATCTCCGCCTCCGCCAGGTCAAAGGGGTCTCGCAGCTCGCCCAGAACCTCCTCCACCACGTCTTCCAGCGTGACCAGCCCGGCCGTACCGCCGAATTCATCCACCACGATGGCGATATTAGTGCGCCGGTCTTTGAAATCCTGGAGGAGGGAAACCACGCCCTTGCTCTCGGGTACGAAAAACGGAGGACGTGATAGGCGCAAAAGACCCACGTCCGGAGGCGGACCCTTGAGGTAGGGGAGAATATCCTTCGCATACAGGATACCGCGAATATCGTCGATGGTCTCTTTGTAGATCGGGATCTTCGATACCTGGCTGGTACGGATCAGCTCAAGGGCTTCTTCGGGACCTGAGCGGGCCTCCAGAGCCAATATATCTACCCTGGGGGTCATGATCTCGTGCACAGCCGTATCACCGAATTCGAAGATGGAATGGATGATCTCTGTCTCGCTCTGGGCCAGGGTGCCGCGGTCGTATCCCACTTCGGCCAGGTCTTTCAACTCCTCTTCTGAGGTGAACATCTTCTCCGGCTTAATCCCCAGCAGCCGCGTCACTAGATGCGTAAGGCCATAAATCAGGCTGCCTAGCGGATAGAGAACCATCACCAGCAGCTTTACCGGACCCCGGGCCAGCCGGGCAAACGATTCGGTATGCCGGATGGCCAGCAGCTTGGGCGTAATCTCACCGAAGAGCAGCACTACGGTGGTCACCACGATGGACTCGATTATCAGCAGCAGGGTCAGGTTCAGTCCCAGGCGCAGCGCGAGATCGGCAGTGAGCAGGGCGGCCAGGAAGGCTATGGTGATATTCACCAACGTGTTGCCGGTGAGCAGGGAGATGAGCAGGTGCCGCGGCCGCTGGAGGATAGTCAGGACATCGGTATGAATGGCCTTATCCTCCCCGTAATCCTTGATGCGGCTCTGCAGGCGGAAAAAGGCCGTCTCCGCGCCGGAAAGCAGCCCGCTGAGAATGAGCAGGCCCATAAAGAGAGCTAAATTGATCAGTATGCCGCTCATGACCCGGGAGGATTGGGAACGAAGGCCAGAAAATGGTCTTCCAGGGCGTGCATGTTCGCCTGACCTTCGGGAGTGTCATCTTCATAACCCGCCAGATGCAGGCTGCCGTGAACCACCAGTCGCAGCAGCTCCCGCTGGTAGGGTTGGTGGTATCGTCGGCTGTTTGCCAGGGCTCGCTCCTGACTGATGTAGATTTCCCCCTCCAGCGGTTCATCGGCCTCATTAAGCTGAAAAGCGATAACATCCGTGTAGTGATCCTGGCCGAGGAATTGCAGCTTGAGCTGGCGTAGATGTTCGTCACTGGTAAATACAACTTGTATGTCGGCGGTATCGGTGCCGTTGGCGGTCAGGGCGGCTGCGACCAGGGAGGTCACCAGCTCCGCCGGGATAGGCGGAGGCTCCCCGCTGTGCGTATCGACATGCACAGTGATCACTCGGTAGGGGTTCCCTGGACCACGGGAGCCTCGGACAATTTCTTCTTTTCCCTGGCTTCCTCGGTGGCCGCGTCTTTATCGGGGGTTGGATAGGGAATCCTTACATGATAGATCCCTTTCAGGACGCCGAGGATCCCCGTTCCGGCTGAAGCATTCCCCTTCATGCGGTTGATTTCCTCGAGAGTCAGCGGGCATTCGTCAAGCTGCCTGTCATCCATGCGCATGTTAATAATAGTGTCCACCATTTGCTGGATGCGGGGCAAGGTCGGCTTGCGAATGGACTTGGTGGCCGCCTCGATGGCCTCACACAGCATGAGAATGCCGGTTTCCTTGGTGTTCGGTTTGGGGCCCGCATAGCGGAAGGCCTCTTCACTGACTTTCTCGGAGCCGCTATCTTCTTGGATGGCTTTCTGGTAAAAATATTCGACCCGGGTGGTACCATGATGCATGGGAATGAAATCAGCCACTGTCTGGGGCAGGCCATATTCCTTAGCCAGGCGCAGCCCCTCCTTGACATGCGAGATCACCACTTTAGCGCTCAAATGGGCGGCTATGGTATCGTGGGGATTTTCCTGCCGGAACAGGTTCTCAATAAAGTACTCCGGACGGGCCAACTTGCCAATGTCATGGTAATACGCCCCCACCCGGCAGAGCAGGCTGTTGGCCCCGATGGTATTGGCCGCCGCCTCGGCCAGGTTACCCACGACAATGCTGTGGCTGAAAGTCCCGTTGGCCTCGCGACTCAGGCGCCGCAACAGGGGGTGGTTGAAATCGGACAGCTCCAGCAGGGTGAGATTGGTGGTAATGCCGAAGATCACTTCCAGCACTCCGATGAGCCCATACACTATAATGGGCGATAAGATTCCGTTGATAGAAGCATTTCCCAGATCATATCCCAGAGTCTTAAGATCGGTGTATTTGAGGAGCTCAACAGCTGTAATCCCAACCACATAGGCAGAAACGATATAGATGATGGCGGTGAAGATCTGGCGGCGGCGGCGTAGCTGGCGCACGGCGTAAATAGCCACGCTCCCTACCAACAGGTTCACCAGCACAAAGTCCGCCTTATTGCCCATCAGAAAACCCATCAGCAGCGCCAGGGAGACAGTGGCGATGATGCTGGTGCGGGCATCAAATAAAATCGTAAAGGCCATAGCCGCAACGGTAAAAGGAACAATGTAGTCAGGATTGAAAAACTCAAAGAGGTCACGTCGTTGGAACACTTCTCCTAACAGCAGGAGACCTTTTCCAACACCTAAAATCAGGATAAACAGGAGACTTGTTAGAGCTATCAAGCGAGCATTTTCATACCAAGAGCGGCGATAAACGTATAGCCACGCAAAGAAAAACGCCAACAAGATTGTGATAATCAAGACAATACCTATCCTAGGCAGCCAGAGTTGAATTCCACCACCGGATGCCAGCTGCTTAGCCTTTTCCGTGGCAAGGGAGTTCAGTTTCTCAAGGATTTCGGGTGTTACGCGGGTATTGGCATCTACGATCCGCTCGTTCTTCAGGACGAAGCCCTTCGATATGGGCACCTTGTCCACCGCCCCTTGCTGTCTGCGCCGGGTGGTTTCATCGTCATAGATGAGGTTTGGGCGTATAAAGTAGATTAGCAGGTCGGAAGCGACAGTGCTTTCGATGGTTGCCTCCACCGGGTACTGGGCCTGGAACCTGGTTTTAGCTTTGGCCCACGCCTCGTCCAGATCCATGAGGAACTTCGGCTCCACCACCCCCTCCACCCCTTCGCTGGCCACGGCCGCCGAGATCCCCTCCAGTTGCCCCTTAGGCAAATCGAGAACGCCTTCGGCGAAGATGTCGCGGATGATTCTCGCTAGTTCGATCTGGAGCCGATTATAATTAATATTCCGACCTTCTGGAGATTCGCCCAGGAAGAAGCTGCCCCAATACGGCGCATTCAGATCAAGCGGAAACCGCAGGGCGAAGTTGCTCCGCAGATCCACCACTTCGATGCTATCTCTTTCAACTGTCTGCTGGGCCTGCGTAAAACGGGCATCGTAACGATAGCGATAAGCCAGCTGGCGACTGCGGGTAAGCTTGTTTTCGGCCCGCTGGATACGCTGCACCCGGGTGAATAGGTCAACCAGACCATTGAGCTGGGTCGTGGTAATCTGAGGATCACGGCGGAATAGGTAGGGCACCAAGCGACGGGCTGTCTCTCGCTCCTGCTCCAGCGCTTCCAGACTCTTCAGTACCGGAAAATTAAAGGGTGCAATGATCTCCTCCCGGGTGATCTCGTTCAGGTCGTAGCGATACTCGAACCGCTCACCAATGGGAAACAACCAGGAGATGACGGTAATGCTCCCCAGGAAGATCAGCACCCGGTAGAAGCGATCCGAACGCAACCACGGGATGGTTCTAAATACCCTTGCGAGGGAACTGGGAACCTTTATCTTCATTTATAATCTCCGGGCTTCTTCCAATATCTGTCGGGCGATAACCATCCGTTGCACTTCGCTGGTCCCTTCACCGATTTCCAGCACTTTCGCATCCCGGAAGAAGCGTTCTACCGGGTATTCTCGAATGTAGCCGTAACCGCCATGGATCTGGATAGCATCGATGGTGATGCGCATCGCCAGCTCGCTGGCGAACAGCTTGGCCATGGCCGCCTCTTTGATTACGTTCCGACCCTGGTCTTTAAGCCAGGCGGCATGGTAGACCAGGTGCTTGGCGGCCTCCAACTGGGTTGCCATATCCGCCAGATTAAACTGTACGGCTTGAAACTGGCTGATCATACGACCGAAGGCTTCCCGCTCCTGGGCATATTTCAGCGCCATCTGGTATGCTCCTTCCCCGGTTCCCAGGGCCAGAGCCCCAACGGAAATCCGGCCCCCTATCAGC
The window above is part of the Candidatus Neomarinimicrobiota bacterium genome. Proteins encoded here:
- a CDS encoding TetR/AcrR family transcriptional regulator, encoding MVRISKDYDVRKQEFLDAAQRLFYEQGYDQTPVEAIIAAVGVSKGTFYHYFKSKEDLLDALAEQVARQELERLRSIVEDRRTGALEKINQYFVGTRNLEKNSEEIAKTVLRVMYKDENILLRHKARVRSMELVVPELGEIIAQGIQEGVFDVPCPERTAEMILMLGGEMKDIYARLFLELDEKPENITLAKQLIDQYEDAITRMLGAPEGSIRFHDQLNLKDFLG
- a CDS encoding HD family phosphohydrolase, with translation MKIKVPSSLARVFRTIPWLRSDRFYRVLIFLGSITVISWLFPIGERFEYRYDLNEITREEIIAPFNFPVLKSLEALEQERETARRLVPYLFRRDPQITTTQLNGLVDLFTRVQRIQRAENKLTRSRQLAYRYRYDARFTQAQQTVERDSIEVVDLRSNFALRFPLDLNAPYWGSFFLGESPEGRNINYNRLQIELARIIRDIFAEGVLDLPKGQLEGISAAVASEGVEGVVEPKFLMDLDEAWAKAKTRFQAQYPVEATIESTVASDLLIYFIRPNLIYDDETTRRRQQGAVDKVPISKGFVLKNERIVDANTRVTPEILEKLNSLATEKAKQLASGGGIQLWLPRIGIVLIITILLAFFFAWLYVYRRSWYENARLIALTSLLFILILGVGKGLLLLGEVFQRRDLFEFFNPDYIVPFTVAAMAFTILFDARTSIIATVSLALLMGFLMGNKADFVLVNLLVGSVAIYAVRQLRRRRQIFTAIIYIVSAYVVGITAVELLKYTDLKTLGYDLGNASINGILSPIIVYGLIGVLEVIFGITTNLTLLELSDFNHPLLRRLSREANGTFSHSIVVGNLAEAAANTIGANSLLCRVGAYYHDIGKLARPEYFIENLFRQENPHDTIAAHLSAKVVISHVKEGLRLAKEYGLPQTVADFIPMHHGTTRVEYFYQKAIQEDSGSEKVSEEAFRYAGPKPNTKETGILMLCEAIEAATKSIRKPTLPRIQQMVDTIINMRMDDRQLDECPLTLEEINRMKGNASAGTGILGVLKGIYHVRIPYPTPDKDAATEEAREKKKLSEAPVVQGTPTE
- a CDS encoding CsgG/HfaB family protein, coding for MKARKVVATLLLTVFSFYEIALPFTFLQEKIVIAIVDFQNTSADDTLDYLEKTIPESISTTMAKGGQLEIVERSRLEAALKEMEMGMIGIVDEETAVELGRAVGASAILVGSFVSIGSILRINARLIDVQTSKVIKAESVQGRVGEEIFDLMDQMAVSMEAQLVGAPQAAVVPPTEPEPEQPAPAVIPPAPAPVPKKKSGKGILWLLVLAAGGAAGYYYYTNVLNAPATVTVNVNIEP
- a CDS encoding DUF1883 domain-containing protein; translated protein: MQYLHYSLNLGSRDVVQVELQSKAYVRLVNDENYEAYRTGENYRYYGGLAERSPANIKPPHKGHWHLCIDLGGKDGDLKATVHIIQEVAPDKKQKKKVR
- the mazG gene encoding nucleoside triphosphate pyrophosphohydrolase translates to MNPEDLPLTRTPEISHRLLELLAVLDRLRSPEGCPWDREQTSRSLIPYLLEETYEVIESIENEDHQALMEELGDLLLHVLFQAAIAKEEGWFTLEECVSALSRKLIDRHPHVFGAAQAEGAYHAKQNWEAAKQREKERGSRMDGVPRHLPALTRALRVQEKAAYVGFDWNSVEPVWDKVREELDELRNAHRTDDSDALEEEFGDLLFSLVNLGRFVGISAEEALRRTITKFEYRFRHIEKELRAQGKTPEEATLEEMDAIWNRFRDRKPPA
- a CDS encoding ABC transporter ATP-binding protein; this encodes MDDNHIVEIRDLVKRYPVGGGFFTALRDVTMDVAIGEFTGLVGPSGSGKTTLLNIIGGLDAPSEGSVTVLDTPLGGKNHKQLADLRRLGIGFIFQTFNLLPVYTVFENVEFPLLLLGMSSDERKKLVEQALEWVGLTDKIKSRPAQLSGGECQRTAIARAIVKQPKLIIADEPTANLDAENSHNVMGILVNLNRELSTSFMFATHDEKVMGYLTRIIHLVDGRIDQEEHIEKPQYLKAD
- a CDS encoding hemolysin family protein, whose translation is MSGILINLALFMGLLILSGLLSGAETAFFRLQSRIKDYGEDKAIHTDVLTILQRPRHLLISLLTGNTLVNITIAFLAALLTADLALRLGLNLTLLLIIESIVVTTVVLLFGEITPKLLAIRHTESFARLARGPVKLLVMVLYPLGSLIYGLTHLVTRLLGIKPEKMFTSEEELKDLAEVGYDRGTLAQSETEIIHSIFEFGDTAVHEIMTPRVDILALEARSGPEEALELIRTSQVSKIPIYKETIDDIRGILYAKDILPYLKGPPPDVGLLRLSRPPFFVPESKGVVSLLQDFKDRRTNIAIVVDEFGGTAGLVTLEDVVEEVLGELRDPFDLAEAEIRPVGRDEFLVDAAVALDDLEHQLQYQFPAERDYDTLGGFLFDRFDKIPSVGQWIVEGGRRFTVKTLEGNRIAKVHISARGVHAKDEPNES
- a CDS encoding ABC transporter permease, which gives rise to MLTFRLALKNLIGAGTRTWLNVAVTSLSFVVIVFVSGYYQGFIEYAKNIVIRTEAGGGAYWHPEYDPKDPFTIDDAHGPVPAAIAAQVEAGLAMPVLVIQGAIYPEATGRMMSVLIKGIPPDQAVVDIPSAELSRASEDAIPVLIGTNMARSAQVNMGDRFYIRWRDANGTYDADIGEVTAIMDVENYQIDNGQIWIPLDRLRKLALMPGEATYVATARGTELIEAPADWLTRDITFLIQDVLQAVEADEPYAKFMYAPMLALAAMGIFNSQVLSIFRRRREIGTLMALGMPRGRVIGLFTTEGGLHSLLAIILGAIYGAPLFILTAVKGIPMPYDAAEIGMLFGKRLFPVFPAGLLLGSVILVAGVVTVVSYLPSRRIAKMKPTEALSGRSN
- the ybeY gene encoding rRNA maturation RNase YbeY, which gives rise to MITVHVDTHSGEPPPIPAELVTSLVAAALTANGTDTADIQVVFTSDEHLRQLKLQFLGQDHYTDVIAFQLNEADEPLEGEIYISQERALANSRRYHQPYQRELLRLVVHGSLHLAGYEDDTPEGQANMHALEDHFLAFVPNPPGS